One Thunnus albacares chromosome 12, fThuAlb1.1, whole genome shotgun sequence genomic region harbors:
- the LOC122994531 gene encoding uncharacterized protein CXorf38 homolog isoform X2 — MDIIRELNGKSETMNCLKCFIILGCLREYLEPFIEEEITVFHQLMSEQCGCVPCANNCNFSNWNPTHNQPIPPFDCEVCTAWRDAILTHHSNQNGKVIWTNSKPHLWSQDKWQVAKVYMPNGHKNHNSLGDFDIAALLCLMNQCKHFEKFKLRGLCEKVSFVRNSIMHSPNYQLKKKDLDNYMKRIRKLCNVLVKHHPNFGSLSREIDEIQRLDLTLLARDNQAQNEEELEDKLVAALEVNRKTQNTQDLLGTEVEELEKTLSERDEEIKTLHLFYKEELKAVEQEASEPLWMKMVKFLGEKVRQVMSEII, encoded by the exons ATGGACATCATTCGGGAATTGAATGGAAAGTCAGAAACCATGAATTGTTTGAAATGCTTTATTATCTTAGGATGTCTTCGCGAATATCTGGAGCCGTTCATCGAAGAGGAAATAACAGTTTTCCACCAACTAATGAGCGAACAATGCGGCTGTGTTCCGTGTGCCAACAACTGCAATTTTTCAAACTGGAACCCAACGCATAACCAACCG ATTCCTCCGTTTGATTGCGAGGTGTGCACTGCTTGGAGAGATGCGATATTGACTCACCACTCCAATCAGAACGGAAAAGTGATTTGGACGAACAGTAAACCTCACCTGTGGTCCCAAGATAAATGGCAAGTGGCTAAG gtgtACATGCCAAATGGCCATAAGAACCATAACTCACTTGGTGATTTTGACATTGCTGCACTTCTGTGTCTCATGAATCAATGCAAGCACTTCGAGAAGTTTAAGCTCAGAGGGCTGTGTGAAAAG GTTTCCTTTGTCCGGAACAGTATCATGCATTCTCCAAATTACCAGCTGAAGAAAAAGGATTTGGACAATTACATGAAACGGATCAGAAAACTGTGTAATGTGCTGGTGAAACATCATCCCAACTTTGGAAGTCTGTCTCGAGAAATCGATGAG ATTCAGCGCCTTGACTTGACCCTGCTTGCACGAGACAATCAGGCTCAGAATGAAGAGGAACTGGAGGATAAACTTGTT gCTGCTCTGGAggtcaacagaaaaacacagaataccCAGGACTTACTCGGGACGgaggtggaggagctggagaaaaCCCTCTCTGAGCGTGACGAGGAGATAAAGACCCTACATCTCTTCTACAAAGAAGAGCTGAAG
- the LOC122994532 gene encoding uncharacterized protein CXorf38 homolog isoform X2 has product MVHGELEFRLNDREYKNWLKAGRCLLILKDGLHPFVNNRMRAFHRDLLNKNSHLRTPCETSSCKPRANKLSRVCRACSLWQTVILSHHRQPDATVNWDNCSPPSWRTDHWELAKVIRYRNELMHSCDFRVRDDWMRRYQTSLTHLVRQFSNVPEMAAVEQQINDMLSVDLSIYASGQDQMDSADSVGLESDSASQLKINADLISQWEAELLQERLQELLHAAAAPVDDDTKTLDAEQLMTLGGFLKANRDLAERFSAELQAIDSLKA; this is encoded by the exons ATGGTTCACGGGGAGCTGGAGTTCCGACTCAACGACAGAGAGTACAAAAACTGGCTGAAGGCAGGACGGTGTCTGCTTATACTGAAGGATGGCCTCCATCCCTTCGTCAACAACCGGATGCGAGCTTTCCACAGAGATCTGCTCAATAAAAACTCTCATCTACGGACACCGTGTGAGACTTCTTCATGTAAACCCAGAGCCAATAAG CTTTCCCGGGTATGCAGGGCGTGTTCATTGTGGCAGACAGTGATCCTCTCACACCACAGACAGCCTGATGCCACTGTGAACTGGGACAACTGTTCCCCTCCCTCCTGGAGGACAGACCACTGGGAACTAGCCAAG GTGATACGATACAGGAATGAGTTGATGCATTCTTGTGATTTCCGAGTGAGGGACGACTGGATGAGGCGCTACCAGACGTCTCTGACACACCTTGTGCGACAGTTCAGCAACGTACCAGAAATGGCAGCAGTTGAACAACAGATAAACGAT atGCTGAGCGTTGATTTGTCAATATATGCCTCTGGTCAGGACCAGATGGATTCTGCTGACTCGGTTGGATTAGAGTCTGATTCTGCGAGCCAGTTGAAGATCAACGCTGACTTGATCAGTCAATGGGAGGCTGAGTTGCTACAAGAGAGGCTGCAGGAGTTActgcatgctgctgctgctcctgttgATGACGATACAAAGACACTG gATGCTGAGCAGCTGATGACACTGGGTGGTTTCCTGAAGGCCAACAGAGATCTGGCCGAGAGGTTTTCTGCAGAGCTCCAAGCCATCGACTCACTGAAggcctga
- the LOC122994532 gene encoding uncharacterized protein CXorf38 homolog isoform X1: MVHGELEFRLNDREYKNWLKAGRCLLILKDGLHPFVNNRMRAFHRDLLNKNSHLRTPCETSSCKPRANKLSRVCRACSLWQTVILSHHRQPDATVNWDNCSPPSWRTDHWELAKAYMPRGQVKVKGAHECDASALLNLINYCNYFNVDVKHVKEVIRYRNELMHSCDFRVRDDWMRRYQTSLTHLVRQFSNVPEMAAVEQQINDMLSVDLSIYASGQDQMDSADSVGLESDSASQLKINADLISQWEAELLQERLQELLHAAAAPVDDDTKTLDAEQLMTLGGFLKANRDLAERFSAELQAIDSLKA; the protein is encoded by the exons ATGGTTCACGGGGAGCTGGAGTTCCGACTCAACGACAGAGAGTACAAAAACTGGCTGAAGGCAGGACGGTGTCTGCTTATACTGAAGGATGGCCTCCATCCCTTCGTCAACAACCGGATGCGAGCTTTCCACAGAGATCTGCTCAATAAAAACTCTCATCTACGGACACCGTGTGAGACTTCTTCATGTAAACCCAGAGCCAATAAG CTTTCCCGGGTATGCAGGGCGTGTTCATTGTGGCAGACAGTGATCCTCTCACACCACAGACAGCCTGATGCCACTGTGAACTGGGACAACTGTTCCCCTCCCTCCTGGAGGACAGACCACTGGGAACTAGCCAAG GCTTATATGCCTCGAGGTCAGGTAAAAGTGAAGGGTGCACATGAATGCGATGCCTCTGCTCTGCTCAACCTGATCAACTACTGTAATTATTTCAATGTGGATGTAAAACATGTGAAAGAG GTGATACGATACAGGAATGAGTTGATGCATTCTTGTGATTTCCGAGTGAGGGACGACTGGATGAGGCGCTACCAGACGTCTCTGACACACCTTGTGCGACAGTTCAGCAACGTACCAGAAATGGCAGCAGTTGAACAACAGATAAACGAT atGCTGAGCGTTGATTTGTCAATATATGCCTCTGGTCAGGACCAGATGGATTCTGCTGACTCGGTTGGATTAGAGTCTGATTCTGCGAGCCAGTTGAAGATCAACGCTGACTTGATCAGTCAATGGGAGGCTGAGTTGCTACAAGAGAGGCTGCAGGAGTTActgcatgctgctgctgctcctgttgATGACGATACAAAGACACTG gATGCTGAGCAGCTGATGACACTGGGTGGTTTCCTGAAGGCCAACAGAGATCTGGCCGAGAGGTTTTCTGCAGAGCTCCAAGCCATCGACTCACTGAAggcctga